A window of the Bactrocera neohumeralis isolate Rockhampton unplaced genomic scaffold, APGP_CSIRO_Bneo_wtdbg2-racon-allhic-juicebox.fasta_v2 cluster09, whole genome shotgun sequence genome harbors these coding sequences:
- the LOC126764139 gene encoding putative nuclease HARBI1: protein MLTITLRFYATGSIQQLIGDVSGVSTSTVSRVVTLVSDKIARLRERFIRFPTTTEDIHQKQKEFFRIAKFPRVIGALDCTHVKIQSPGGDHAELFRNRKNIFSFNVQTICDARLLILDIVARWPGSTHDATILRNSRIYARLENGEFGDGLVLADKGYENNKRILTPLHSVNNAAERLYNESHIRSRNPIERSYGVWKRRFPVLSLGIRMNCTKVQSIIVATAVLQNICCLHRDTEAPPLDPEIDRRILSVLSIPNNRSSDRRTEKNVTRNNLINGYFATL, encoded by the exons ATGTTGACGATTACATTGAGGTTTTATGCCACTGGCAGTATTCAGCAATTGATTGGAGATGTGTCAGGAGTGTCTACTAGCACAGTATCAAGAGTTGTTACTCTTGTTTCAGATAAAATAGCAAGGTTGCGAGAACGTTTCATACGATTCCCTACTACAACGGAAGATATACATCAAAAACAGAAAGAGTTTTTTCGAATTGCTAAATTTCCCAGAGTTATTGGTGCCTTAGATTGCACGCACGTAAAAATTCAGTCACCTG GCGGAGACCATGCGGAACTATTTCGTAatagaaaaaacatattttcttttaatgtacAAACGATTTGCGATGCTCGTTTGTTGATTTTAGACATAGTTGCTAGGTGGCCAGGATCAACACATGATGCTACCATATTACGAAACTCTCGTATTTATGCTCGTCTTGAGAACGGAGAGTTCGGAGATGGCCTTGTGCTTGCTGATAAAgggtatgaaaataataaacggATTTTAACACCCCTTCATTCCGTTAACAATGCAGCTGAAAGACTATATAACGAATCACATATTCGGTCAAGAAATCCAATTGAACGCTCTTATGGTGTTTGGAAGCGAAGGTTTCCAGTGTTGTCTTTGGGTATACGAATGAATTGCACCAAAGTCCAATCAATAATTGTCGCCACAGCAGTGCTACAAAATATATGCTGCTTACATCGCGATACTGAAGCTCCTCCTTTAGATCCTGAGATTGATAGGCGAATTTTGTCAGTTTTAAGCATACCGAATAATCGCAGCTCTGATCGGCGCACTGAAAAAAATGTGACGaggaataatttaataaatgggTACTTTGCAACCTTATAA
- the LOC126764131 gene encoding myb/SANT-like DNA-binding domain-containing protein 3 translates to MILTLQFYNLCFYFISQLVKISIEMATKKINFSENDVNLLLSIIETHKNVIECKKSDTFTVDAKNKAWFKIQEEYNSRTSSSFRDEKMLRTKYYNMKKELKKKVAAEKRSCIATGGGPPLKISTNDIDVMLTSIIGSEQLEGMESVYDSDNPFVRNKTEDVIVSIDKAANNISAMQSQDGSEEFEDIMNTSNTATTSKNWSTYTPADLKAPKSKKLIIDESQRKEKNTSTSWSKLAAVKSKWTGEKCRVEIEILKAEHEKRVKMYEQHIKQSEVEHKMRMRIMEEQLKEIQRRNLVYTNVNQL, encoded by the exons ATGATCTTGACATTACAGTTTtacaatttatgtttttatttcatatcacaattggtaaaaatttcaattgaaatggCGACGAAAAAGATTAATTTCAGTGAAAACGACgtaaatttattactttctaTAATAGAAACACATAAAAATGTGATAGAGTGCAAAAAAAGCGATACTTTTACGGTAGATGCGAAAAATAAAGCTTGGTTCAAAATTCAGGAGGAATATAACAGCAGAACCTCGTCTTCATTTCGCGATGAAAAAATGCTGCGTACCAAATATTACAACATGAAAAAGGAATTGAAGAAAAAGGTAGCAGCCGAAAAAAGAAGTTGCATAGCCACAGGAGGAGGGCCGCCATTGAAAATTAGCACCAATGATATTGATGTAATGTTAACATCAATAATAGGCTCGGAGCAGTTAGAAGGAATGGAATCTGTATACGATTCCGATAATCCTTTTGTGCGAAACAAAACGGAGGATGTTATCGTTAGCATTG ATAAGGCAGCAAATAACATCAGTGCTATGCAATCTCAGGATGGGAGCGAGGAATTTGAAGACATCATGAACACATCCAACACAGCTACTACTTCGAAAAATTGGAGTACATACACGCCTGCAGATTTAAAAGCTCCTAAGTCTAAAAAACTTATAATCGACGAATCgcaaagaaaagagaaaaatacgAGTACATCATGGTCGAAGCTGGCCGCTGTTAAATCAAAATGGACTGGAGAAAAATGCCGCGTAgagattgaaatattaaaagctGAACATGAAAAGCGAGTAAAGATGTACGAGCAACATATAAAGCAATCTGAAGTGGAACACAAAATGCGTATGAGAATTATGGAAGAgcaattaaaagaaattcaaaggcgcaatcttgtatatacaaatgtaaatcaATTGTAA